TACCAAATGTGGCGGATCAAATACAACTAGATAAAAACTTTCATCTGGAAATGGTATTTGTCTAAAGTCGGCCACAATATCAGGACTTATCTTCAAACTTCGTCCATCGCATAGCATGTCCTCAAATTCCCTTTTATCCATAAAAACTGTATTTTCATTTTCTCTATCAAACCAGAACATTCTTGATCCACAGCATACATCAATTATTTTCTTTTCTATTTTTCTTCCCCCTTCATCTTAATTTTCATTTTCTTCTCAATCCGCTCAATCTCTTTTTTGTTTTTCTGAATCTGTTCGCAATTAGCTTTTATCTTTTTAGATGTTTCTGCCATTTTATTACTTAGTATCCTATTCACTTCCCTCAGGCTATCGTTTTCAATACTTAGCCTGTCTTTTTCTCTTTTTAAATTTTGCATCTATGCTCCTAATATAATTCCTCAAAGTCTTTTTTATATAAATCTTTTCTCCGACTTTCCCAGTTAAAAACATATGTTTTACATTTGCTGCGGATTCTGTCCAATAGTTTGTCGCTGCCGTTTATGTTGAAAAAACTTGATAATTGCTTAGCATCTAAATTCGTATTTATTATCAAAGGCTTGTTATTTTCGTAAATAAAATTAAGAATCATAAACATTTTTTCTTTTCCCCAGTCACTTAAAAATTCGTTTCCTAGGTCATCAAAAATTATCAATTCCGCTTTGGATAATCTGTTGAATAAAAAATCGTCATTCTCATTTTCAAAACTTTTATAGCTTTTTCTGATTTCTTCCAGCAAATCGGATAAAGTTGTCTTGTAAACAAGGTATTTTTGATTCAAAGCATTCATTATGCAAGTTGTATAATAAGTTTTGCCAGTTCCAGGATTACCACTCATTAATATTCCAAGCCCTTTTTGTTTGATTGTTTCAAAGTTTTTGCAATATTTCTCAAACGACTTCTTAAATTCAATTTCTTCTGGCGTTTTAACTTCTGCATTCTCAAATCTTTTATGCCAATCCTGTTCCGTTAGTTTTGATAAACTCATATATTTGTGGATTTCTTGCTGTTTAAATATGCTGGCTGGTACGTATTCGGTATTAATTCCAGTCATCGAATCCCTTTGAGTAGTCTGGCTTATAATCATTGTGCTTGTCAAACCCCTTTTTCTCAGCATTTCCTGTATAGCTTCTCTTATTCCCTGTGTTTCCATTTTTATTTCCTCCCTGTTTTTTATCTAGCGGAAAAATATCTTTCCAGCTGTTTATAGTCGATTTGTTTAATATTTCTATTGCTAATTGCTCATTATTCCCTGCTAATCTGTGTAACTTCATAAGAATTAAATCCTCTGCTGGTTTCGATAATGGCTCTTTTTTACCAATTCTCATAATTTTAAAATCTGAAAATGCTTTTTCAAATTCCTTGCCCTTATATAAATATATAGAACCTATATTATTATATTCTATATTAGTATTATCTATATTATTATAGTGGGGAAAATCCAAGTTTGGGTTTTCCTGATTTGGGTTTTCCATATCAGGCTTTTCCAGATTTGGGTTATCCAAGTTTGGGTTTTCGGTATCAGGCTCCTTTTCTTCTTTCTCTTTTTCCTCTATTTCTTCCTTATCCTGATAATCTCTTATATTGTTTTCTGACTTGTCCTCAAAAATATAATAATTTATTGTTCCGTCAGCGTTTTTCTTTCTGCTTACATATCTTTCTTTTACCAATTCTTTTAGCCCTGAATAAACTGAATCCAGTCCATCTTTAGAGTTTTTGGCAATTTCCTTTGCATTGTATCTCCAGTTGCTCGGTCTTGAAAGCATGTACAACAAAATCCCTTTTGCTTTCCAGCTGATACTCTCATCAAATATCAGATTATTATG
The window above is part of the Leptotrichia trevisanii DSM 22070 genome. Proteins encoded here:
- a CDS encoding helix-turn-helix domain-containing protein — translated: MKTVIKKTENFTMVHNNLIFDESISWKAKGILLYMLSRPSNWRYNAKEIAKNSKDGLDSVYSGLKELVKERYVSRKKNADGTINYYIFEDKSENNIRDYQDKEEIEEKEKEEKEPDTENPNLDNPNLEKPDMENPNQENPNLDFPHYNNIDNTNIEYNNIGSIYLYKGKEFEKAFSDFKIMRIGKKEPLSKPAEDLILMKLHRLAGNNEQLAIEILNKSTINSWKDIFPLDKKQGGNKNGNTGNKRSYTGNAEKKGFDKHNDYKPDYSKGFDDWN
- a CDS encoding ATP-binding protein — translated: METQGIREAIQEMLRKRGLTSTMIISQTTQRDSMTGINTEYVPASIFKQQEIHKYMSLSKLTEQDWHKRFENAEVKTPEEIEFKKSFEKYCKNFETIKQKGLGILMSGNPGTGKTYYTTCIMNALNQKYLVYKTTLSDLLEEIRKSYKSFENENDDFLFNRLSKAELIIFDDLGNEFLSDWGKEKMFMILNFIYENNKPLIINTNLDAKQLSSFFNINGSDKLLDRIRSKCKTYVFNWESRRKDLYKKDFEELY